TAAAATATCGACGATATTATCCTCGATTGCATGTGCGGAAAGACCATCGCAAATTACAATCTGAACCTGCAAATCTGACGAACAAGATCGTTTCAGTTCATCCAGACTGCTTGAATTCAACCTCTTTCCTCTGGGCGGATAGCTTACAAAATCAAGCTTGTCAGAGGCGAGACTCTGCACAAATCGAAACTCCTGGTCGCGAACGAAATCTAAAAAATTCTTGCTGAATTCGCTCTTTACTGCATCTTTTGCCAGAGCGTGATCTCGACGAAAATTAATCCAGGTGTCAGTTGTGGCTCGCAGTCCAGCGCGTCCGACGCAAACCCGAGCCGGCGTAGAGGCGCACATCAAGCTGCTTTGCTGACCGCTTGCAGGAACGCGAGTAAAGCCGGGCACAGTTTTCTCCACAAGAATGTAATCAGACAGACGATAACACGTTACACTAAGAGTTCCAGCATGCGAGCCTACGGACATGGTCACATCCGCCAAATTATCGTGCACAATCAGCAAAGAAAACTTTAAATTCGGCAGCATAAAGGAAGTGCTAGCCAAGGCAAATGAAGAAAAATCGGGCGACACTCTGGCAGGCATATCAGCTAACAGCGAACTCGAGCGCATTGCGGCAAAGTCGGTACTCTCGCAGTTAACACTTGCCAATCTTCGAAATGAACCTGTCGTACCCTACGAAGAAGATTCGGTCACAAGACTGATAGATGATTCCGTTGAAGAAACCGCCTGGTCAAAAGTCAAAAACTGGACAGTCGGCGAGTTGCGTGAATTCATCCTGCAATCTCCAGGCGGCGAAGTAAGGGCGCTGAGCAAGGCGTTTACGGGAGAAATTGCTGCTGCTGTTACGAAACTAATGTCAAACCTCGATCTCGTCGTTGCGGCAAAAAAGTGTCCTGTGAAATCTACAGCCAACTCCACCCTGGGAGACGCAGGAGTGCTGGGAGCTCGGTTGCAACCGAACCATCCGGCTGATTCAGTGGAAGGTATTCTTGCCTCTATCTACGACGGACTCTCATTTGGTATCGGTGATGCCGTAATCGGCATAAACCCTGTTAATGACACTCCTGAGTCTGTCGAGCAATTGTTGCATCTAACAAACGAAGTAATTGAAAAGCTTCAAATACCTACACAGAACTGCATTCTCAGCCACGTTACAACACAAATGCTGGCCATTAAACGAGGGGCACCTGCCGGTCTCATTTTTCAAAGTATAGCAGGCACAGAAAAGGGTAACACCGCATTTGGTATTACCATAGAGATGCTCGAGCAGGCCAGAGAGCTGGGCCTGTCAAAGTGCCTGAACAAAGGAAAGAAGCCCATGTATTTTGAGACAGGGCAAGGCTCAGAGCTTTCCTCGCGTTCAAATTTCGACGCAGACCAGCTCACTCTCGAAGCCCGCTGTTATGCCTTCGCTCGGGCTTTCGATCCATTTCTCGTCAACGACGTGTGCGGATTCATTGGTCCCGAATACCTTGCCGATGGGCGACAGATGATCCGCGCCGGACTGGAAGATCACTTCATGGGTAAGTTGCTGGGTGTGCCTATGGGCATTGATGCCTGTTACACCAATCACATGCAAGCAGACCAAAATGACTTAGAGAATCTGGCAATTTTGCTTACCTGTGCCGGAGTCAACTATTTTATGGGAGTGCCGATGGGCGATGACGTCATGCTCGGCTATCAGACGACCAGTTTCCACGATGTCGCCGCTCTTCGTGAGTTGATGAACTGCAGGCCCGCTCCGGAGTTCGAGAAATGGCTGGAGTCTAGGGAACTGATCAAAGACGGCAAGTTGACGGACCGAGCCGGTGATGCAACTGTATTTTGGTAGGGCGATTTGACTAACGGCGAGACCATCTACAAGATTGCTATTATTTCTAAATGCGCAACCTAAAGATCATATTGCAAGTTCTTCTGGTACTCATGAGCATGATCATGGTCATGAGCGCATTTATCTGGATGCGTTGCTCAATTGAAGGCAGACGGGTGACGGCAGACAACATGGCGCCGACACTGAACACAAACGACAAAGTCTTATTCGACATGACACCATACCGTTCCGGGCACCCCTTTGTGCGGGGTCAAATAATACTGTTCTTTCCCCCGTACACAAAAATCAGACCGAAGGATATCAGCCGAGAGCCGATGCTGCTTCTCGATAAAGCATTTGCACCACCATCTCTGCACAATCCGGAATCATCGATCAAGAGAGTAATTGGCCTGCCGGGCGACAAAATTGAAATCACAAACGGCGGAGTATTCGTTAACGACTTAAAAGTCTCTGAGCCTTATGTAAAAGAACCAGCCAGGTATGAGTTGCACAAACTCAAAGACATTGGCGGCGAACTTCTTTCTGGTGGTGCTATCTACCCATATCCAGCCCAAGAAGAACCGATAGTGGTGCCACCCGGGCAGCTATTCGTGCTCGGCGACAATCGCAACAACAGCCAGGACAGCCATCTCTGGGGTTTTCTCGATGCAGAGCGCGTACTCGGCAAAGCGATTTTAGTTTTTTATCCGAGACTGCAAATTATTCACTAGTAGTTGGAGATGAACAACTCATTTCCAATTTTGCTTTGCTTTTTCAAGTTGCAATTATTCATACCGTACTGCAGCTGCCAGTCTTTGATATTTGCCCATTTGTATAGATCGCGAATTTCAGCACAATCATCATAAGTAATCAAAAAACGATGCGAGGTTTGCTGCAGAATTTTTGCCAGCTTCCAATGGTCGAAAGCATGCAGACTGCCGTTGTGTCCATACAATTTGGTAGCCGTAAAATAGGGCGGATCCAGAAAGATAAAGACATCGTCGCCAGGCTCTAGAATCACAGCTTCAAAATCCTGACAGGTGATGCGAACATCTTTCAGTGCTGCCGGCATGGGGGCAAGCCGTTCAATCGAAGATGCCGTGAAACGCGAAAGGCTCGCTGCACGGGAGAACCCACCAGCTCGCGTTGTGCCCGAAAATGTGACTCGGTTGAAAAAGAAGAACAGAAACGCTTCCCGGAAAGAATGCTCGGGAACTTCGTTGCGCGCCGTCAAAAAATAGTCTCTAATTTCGTCTGCAGACGAAAACCCGGCCCGAAATCTCTCCAGATCAAACGCCAATCGGGCGCACGACTCAGAATCCTGCACAATCTGCCAGAAAGACATCAGTTCCTTGAATGCATCGTTGATCCAGTATGTCTGCGCAAAGTCGACACTGCGAGCATGGAAGAAGACGCTTCCGCCACCGACCAGTGGCTCCCGGAACTCCTTTGCACGGGCAGGCATATGTTCAGCTATCTTATCTATAGCTTTTTGTTTTCCGCCTGGATAGCGCAGGGGCGATCTATAAGCTGCTGCCTTGCCTGGCGGCTTGCCTTTGCATTCACCTTCGACAAAGGGAGACGGAGTTATCTGCGCTGCAAGAGGATCAATCATCCCTCAATGATACTCGCCAAACGGCTCAAACACTGGATCTTCAAACACAAAAAATGTTTACTTGTATGTCCGCTTGATATATCAACTCTCCAGCTCTTTGGATAGAATGAGCAGTTATAAATCATTCGGAGGCGACAATGAGCTCGAGAAACGCAGATAGTATCCAATTGGATATTTATTCAGATCTGATCTGCCCATGGTGTTATGTAGGGAAAGCACGATTAGACGCCGCACTCGAAACTTTAGGTCCATCGAAAAAAATCAACATTCAATGGAAACCATTTCAACTCAATCCCAACATGCCCACTGAAGGTATGGAACGGAGCCAATACATGTTGAAGAAATTCGGCACCAGTGATGTTTCAGCGATGCAGGCACGCCTCTCTGCCGCAGGCGCGGAAAACGGGCTCGTCTTCAACTTCGCCTCCATGAAACGCGTGCCCAACACTTTCAGCGCCCACAGATTGCTCTGGTTTGCTCTAAAAGATGACAAACAGCATGCCCTGTCGGCAGTACTCTTTCGAAAGTATTTTCACGACGGTCTGGACATCGGTGAAACTGAAACACTGGTGGATGCCGCAACTGAAGCAGGTCTCGATGGTACAGCAGCAAGAAACTTTCTGGTCGGCAAAGATGGCTGCGAATCCGTTGAAAAAGAAGAGAAGGAAGGCAGACTGCTCGGCATCAACGCAGTGCCAACCTTCATTGTCAACGGAGATATAATCGCTTCCGGTGCTATACCAGCCGCTGAACTCGTCTGCGCCATTGAAGCGGCTGCGACTCTGGCCAAATAGTAGAATACTGCGAGATAGAGAACAAAGGGCCAATTAATCAGGTGAATTCTGGTATCGAATATGACACCAGTTCCATTAGTAAGCGAAACATCGCTCGACGAAAGTCTTCACCGACAGGCTGCGCAAAAGACTGCTCAAGCAACTTTCCAAAGCCAAAGAGCTGAGCAAAAGCTCCGCTAACCGGCTTAAACCGCTAGCCTCAGCGCTTCAGCTTGAGCACTGGAATTTGACAGGGACAGGAAGCCGAACATTTACAATCACATTTACAGCTAATGCCGCATTTGCACTTGCAGTCTTTCAAGCGGCGGAAGAATAGAAACCAAACAATCGCAACAATGGCAAAGACAGCAATGAAAATCCAGGCTTCGTTAGGAATCATTCTGTAAATTTGCAGCCACAGAGGGCGGGCACTCTTGGCAGCGAAAGCCGGACTGGCCAGCAAGACGCCTAACACCACAGCTTGCAGCAAATACACCGGTACGACCGCGAATCCTTTTGAAAAGCTTTTCATACTAAGTCCAACCCCTGATACCACAACTCTTTCTTACCACAAAATCAGGCCTCGATTACCGCAGAGTCCTAAAATAACAGCTAGCGTCGTTGCTTATCCAGATGCGCTCGAAGATAGAAGGGTCCTGAAAGTTGGATACAAATAGATGTAAAAAATGGTGGATACACAGCCGAGGACGCTTCCCGGACCTCTTGCCGCTCCTGATCTGCCTGCTGGTTCTGTCCATGACAGAGGCAAAGGCACAAGATGCCAGTCAATCGCCCAGTAAGCGGCCTCTACAGGGTGGCGTTAATCTTGACGACACCTTACCGCCCGTACCCCAGGAATTTCAGATTGGCAGTCAAATCGGAGATGCCCAGCTGCGCTCACAGACGCCTGACAACATGTGGTTCCCCATCCCCAACTGGCTTGCCGGCAAGTGGCATTCAGAAACGAAGTTGATCGATTACGTTCAAGACTGCAAGACAGGAGCCAGCCAGTCACCGCATCTGGTGGTGAAGGAAGTAGACAGCGCACTCCATGGTCATCAACGCGATAAAACCGGCAGGATCTGGGAGTTTATTCAAATTCCCCAGATGAGAAAGCTAGGGCTGGCGCACGGTAGCGCCTACGTGCGAGCCGTCAGAAAGGATATTATTGAGTCAGATCCTCAAGAAGTGATTATCAAGGTGTTGTCTAATCAGATTACAGTCAACGACAAAGACCAACAGATTGTTTCTTCTAACCAGGTTCAGCAAATTGGAACGTATACACAGCTTGACGACGGATTGGTTCAGTTGAACGCCTCGCTGCGAAACTTCGATCACGACGGTACGCCAATCCAAATGCAAAAACAGTCACTGACAATGCGTCGCACCGCACCATACCAGGACATCGACACTCTAGACGGACTGGACTTGAAAAGGCTACTGGCCGATTATTTGACGAAAATCGGACATCCCGAGCTCATCCCCGCCTCGAAATAAGTGTTGATTCTTGTAGTTAATCAACCACAGTTCTTTTTGACAGACGACCCGCCTAGAAGCTATATCTAATAGAAGTATTTAAGTTTCATGCCAGAGAGGATAAGGCATGCCGCAAAAACAGCTGTATTCCACAACGCTTGTATTGTGGTTGGGCGACATCACCCAGTCGACAGCCGACGCTATTATCAACGATGCCAGCCCTAATCTGACTCCCGTGCGCGGACCGAACAAAACAATCTTCACTGCAGCGGGAGCACCACTGGTAACCGAGTGCAAAAAAGTTATCGATCACCAAGGACCACTTCAACCAACACAAAATTGCGTCACCGATGCCGGACTTTTAAAAGTTAAGTACATAATCCATGCAGTAGGGCCGAACTGGCAGGGTGGAAATGCAGGAGAAGAGCAGCTGCTCGGAAGCACGTACACGAATGCTCTCAAAACAGCAGCCGATCACGCCATGTCATCGGTTTCGATAACGCCTCTCGGCATCGGAGATCACGCTAGATATCCTGTAGAGAAGTCAGCCCTTGTCGCCGTGCATGCCATCGAAGAATTTTGTCGCGCTGACGAGCGCTTGAAACAGATTCAATTCATGATCAGCGACTCGTT
This is a stretch of genomic DNA from Candidatus Melainabacteria bacterium. It encodes these proteins:
- a CDS encoding DNA adenine methylase codes for the protein MIDPLAAQITPSPFVEGECKGKPPGKAAAYRSPLRYPGGKQKAIDKIAEHMPARAKEFREPLVGGGSVFFHARSVDFAQTYWINDAFKELMSFWQIVQDSESCARLAFDLERFRAGFSSADEIRDYFLTARNEVPEHSFREAFLFFFFNRVTFSGTTRAGGFSRAASLSRFTASSIERLAPMPAALKDVRITCQDFEAVILEPGDDVFIFLDPPYFTATKLYGHNGSLHAFDHWKLAKILQQTSHRFLITYDDCAEIRDLYKWANIKDWQLQYGMNNCNLKKQSKIGNELFISNY
- the lepB gene encoding signal peptidase I; protein product: MRNLKIILQVLLVLMSMIMVMSAFIWMRCSIEGRRVTADNMAPTLNTNDKVLFDMTPYRSGHPFVRGQIILFFPPYTKIRPKDISREPMLLLDKAFAPPSLHNPESSIKRVIGLPGDKIEITNGGVFVNDLKVSEPYVKEPARYELHKLKDIGGELLSGGAIYPYPAQEEPIVVPPGQLFVLGDNRNNSQDSHLWGFLDAERVLGKAILVFYPRLQIIH
- a CDS encoding ethanolamine ammonia-lyase subunit EutC, producing the protein MPARVSPDFSSFALASTSFMLPNLKFSLLIVHDNLADVTMSVGSHAGTLSVTCYRLSDYILVEKTVPGFTRVPASGQQSSLMCASTPARVCVGRAGLRATTDTWINFRRDHALAKDAVKSEFSKNFLDFVRDQEFRFVQSLASDKLDFVSYPPRGKRLNSSSLDELKRSCSSDLQVQIVICDGLSAHAIEDNIVDILPMLTDGFKLERITYGEPIVVRYGRVGVADQISHALRMQVALCLIGERPGLSNPGSMSAYLTYNPGPDTISSDRTVVSNIHTLGTLPVEAGAHVVQLVKRILQRKMSGVKLQQSEAE
- a CDS encoding DsbA family oxidoreductase yields the protein MSSRNADSIQLDIYSDLICPWCYVGKARLDAALETLGPSKKINIQWKPFQLNPNMPTEGMERSQYMLKKFGTSDVSAMQARLSAAGAENGLVFNFASMKRVPNTFSAHRLLWFALKDDKQHALSAVLFRKYFHDGLDIGETETLVDAATEAGLDGTAARNFLVGKDGCESVEKEEKEGRLLGINAVPTFIVNGDIIASGAIPAAELVCAIEAAATLAK
- a CDS encoding ethanolamine ammonia-lyase subunit EutB — protein: MVTSAKLSCTISKENFKFGSIKEVLAKANEEKSGDTLAGISANSELERIAAKSVLSQLTLANLRNEPVVPYEEDSVTRLIDDSVEETAWSKVKNWTVGELREFILQSPGGEVRALSKAFTGEIAAAVTKLMSNLDLVVAAKKCPVKSTANSTLGDAGVLGARLQPNHPADSVEGILASIYDGLSFGIGDAVIGINPVNDTPESVEQLLHLTNEVIEKLQIPTQNCILSHVTTQMLAIKRGAPAGLIFQSIAGTEKGNTAFGITIEMLEQARELGLSKCLNKGKKPMYFETGQGSELSSRSNFDADQLTLEARCYAFARAFDPFLVNDVCGFIGPEYLADGRQMIRAGLEDHFMGKLLGVPMGIDACYTNHMQADQNDLENLAILLTCAGVNYFMGVPMGDDVMLGYQTTSFHDVAALRELMNCRPAPEFEKWLESRELIKDGKLTDRAGDATVFW